In Oryzias melastigma strain HK-1 linkage group LG18, ASM292280v2, whole genome shotgun sequence, one DNA window encodes the following:
- the LOC112156055 gene encoding uncharacterized protein LOC112156055 isoform X4, translating into MDAFRKLQSETPQEQREPQLRFTAEAAVALLQSFGLDKDDLEELLLYPEEQMSPAMLAQILWKIRAEKDQRAQSEANPESSGSPSGAAFKSCEDFTGRRSGLNDKGSSVKAQCSSVKTPKPLGKSKQLRSSKTSVEKPKLKAKQSLKSKVCKSAPLKKKKRTTDLKTVQTDGKNKIKSSVKRIAAAKPAKTTKKLDQKDQEKCPSVSGLTKPTVVHAGPSHSSRQFPTEVPQSLPTIAMIQDYAAETPRVFPHSCCLCGKNSEDMMDWFFHQTSSLHLLNCKQLRTRFPEWDGEVRSILREPSHSRQSRASTRSQDKRRCRRRSWDGRSKSPSWSPPHPRVSSSSRSRSPHANRGGKAQPDRRGRRSPGLHRRRDSTERREGSWSPAGSPRHKSSSADRGTSSRRGDEALPPPPALKRSCGRRSSTETPLSSAEKVAKKMLKKSAVQVLSKQSDVQTAVRTLAPVLLAELAKVTSTPFPTEAETLELAKRVAKKLSKEKPVLKKPKKVTAGSAKHQKNAPKTPSKKLLSKTSVEKKKALKKKVAVKVKAVGAKQTRTKNPEGTQKIQKKPEEPVTEPTTSSCCASDTATPTNKASTSSAAVTSLTVGERLGENLTAKHFYCYDISRLMKKDSSKETKRLLKIKQMLISNLPKYHDGCYTQEELAEVLRPFGFELGKNNIYVVPQAQIAVVQMAYSAGLQRAVAASADGVFFKESWLCFKALSARINMQPIGFYKSLMKRMSLKVTDDGSSTIFVQNISPREVGELRDALMKIGSVKNFMPLLSKVFIEFESAQDADRLGVWFGLLKRRFGCEVCRLKTPTSSSTALPPRLPAKALPNSRDIVNGVFVLTTKRDIPEGSTSPFWVPMTTSPYLFPTASAWFIIPSYVTVKETADIKNAAPKSSKFSTVMLTGLPEGKYMFTDITKRVSPYFPKDNDCFFSSKVVVLPLQRRAFIFFNSWIMCSTFAEDCIKSPFLVRDYQLNIHFVLENLHPHSSEEVMYRNLMKLSNGYFPQPACLEERLLLVEIFQTSVFLIKMVMNAVASIAPFVSFLPLANTIYIEMAEPRGVVDVVNSSSLRSQFTSEVWAKIRFIRPISVKVLRENLEDSNDLPTSNCEQDTGTHSTCEPPQTGSAVDSEPTSSAAATEGLENISSDSASDSYSPLRPAADPQIQPDHTDQVEPVEMDASDLHSSHEESQSPGPEGGESRDQIPVETREIHVDPDDGGTKTEEDDQKPEPVTKKISECEAGTVQEEEDAHQEPDLSDDQPTAAETQSVEYGHVTVETLPVEDPLKTSEKVEGFQIEEDTEGLKEDVPTGFGSDKREEEVHDDKQSPVEAAENVPDEVAPEEPTENPAEELTNKEFHHVKVQRPDPADHHVENVSEDPSRSERAAPEEESHAAGDQPAAEVKEEPPTLEVKEEPQRFEVDSAAGEDGKGDKDDHKNTSGSTKRKLGDDTEEPLKPDDPQEPAVVTRPRGRPRKKIRAAGVRRSPRGKAEAPGDQVKEEEEIQERAEDAGSLPLEVKKEDETVTAFRKQTRMFLPLAENQTPPQSVRVSPRSKLKPFNPNCSYGLEFTVRTKAFYCNLCSVFYMRESVEEDLHCCSKLHYDKLREYYQKRAQLRKCSRKLT; encoded by the exons ATGGATGCCTTCAGAAAATTACAAAGCGAGACGCCACAAGAGCAGCGTGAGCCGCAGCTCAGGTTCACCGCAGAAGCAGCTGTCGCCCTCCTGCAAAGCTTCGGACTCGATAAGGACGACTTGGAGGAGCTTCTTCTGTACCCAGAGGAGCAGATGAGTCCGGCCATGCTGGCTCAGATCCTGTGGAAGATTCGTGCAGAAAAGGACCAAAGAGCCCAATCCGAAGCCAATCCAGAGTCCTCCGGGAGTCCAAGCGGAGCCGCTTTTAAATCATGTGAAGATTTTACTGGAAGGAGGAGTGGTTTAAACGACAAAGGGAGTTCAGTAAAAGCTCAATGTTCTAGCGTTAAAACTCCAAAACCGCTGGGAAAATCAAAGCAGCTCCGGAGCTCGAAAACGTCTGTAGAGAAACCAAAGCTGAAAGCCAAACAAAGCCTCAAATCCAAGGTTTGTAAGTCTGCTcctttgaagaagaagaagaggacaaCAGACCTGAAAACCGTCCAAACTGatggaaaaaacaagattaaaagttcAGTAAAAAGGATAGCAGCCGCTAAACCTgcaaaaaccacaaagaaactTGATCAAAAAGATCAAGAGAAGTGTCCGAGTGTCTCCGGGCTAACTAAACCTACAGTTGTCCATGCAGGACCTTCTCACTCCAGCAGACAATTCCCAACTGAAGTTCCCCAGAGTCTGCCCACGATAGCTATGATTCAGGACTACGCTGCAGAAACGCCCAGAGTGTTTCCTCATTCCTGCTGTCTGTGCGGCAAAAACTCTGAAGACATGATG GACTGGTTCTTCCATCAGACCAGCAGCCTTCACCTCCTGAACTGCAAGCAGCTGCGGACACG ATTTCCGGAGTGGGATGGAGAGGTGAGGTCCATCCTGAG AGAGCCGTCACATTCCCGTCAGTCTCGGGCGTCGACACGTTCTCAGGACAAGCGGCGGTGCCGCCGGCGGAGCTGGGACGGCCGCAGCAAGTCTCCGTCCTGGAGTCCGCCGCATCCTCGGGTTTCATCCTCCAGCAGGTCTCGCAGTCCTCACGCCAACCGTGGAGGCAAAGCTCAGCCGGACAGACGAGGGCGCCGCTCGCCCGGCCTCCACCGCCGCCGTGATTCCACAGAGAGGAGGGAGGGAAGCTG GTCTCCTGCTGGGTCTCCACGTCACAAATCGAGTTCTGCAGACAGAGGGACCTCCTCCAGACGAGGAGATGAGGCGCTTCCACCTCCTCCAGCCCTCAAGAGGAGCTGTGGGAGGCGCTCGTCTACAGAAACCCCCCTGAGCAGTGCAGAGAAGGTGGCcaagaaaatgctgaagaaatCAG CCGTCCAGGTTCTGTCCAAACAGTCGGACGTGCAGACCGCCGTCAGAACTTTGGCTCCTGTCCTGCTGGCCGAACTGGCTAAGGTGACGTCCACGCCTTTCCCGACTGAGGCGGAAACGCTGGAGCTGGCTAAGAGGGTGGCTAAGAAGCTGTCCAAAGAGAAGCCCgtcctaaaaaaacccaaaaaagtcACAGCTGGAAGTGCGAAG catcagaaaaatgccccaaaaacaCCTTCCAAGAAGCTTCTGTCCAAAACCTCAGTGGAGAAGAAAAAAGCTCTGAAGAA AAAAGTGGCTGTGAAAGTCAAAGCTGTCGGCGCCAAACAGACCAGAACAAAGAACCCAGAAGGAACACAGAAGATCCAGAAGAAAC CAGAAGAACCGGTGACGGAGCCGACCACATCTTCCTGCTGCGCCTCAGACACAGCGACTCCGACAAATAAAGCTTCGACTTCCTCGGCCGCCGTCACGTCGCTGACAGTCGGAGAGCGTCTGGGAGAGAACCTGACCGCGAAACATTTCT ATTGCTACGACATATCCAGACTGATGAAAAAGGAT AGCTCAAAGGAAACCAAGCGGCTGCTGAAGATAAAGCAGATGTTGATCAGTAACCTCCCCAAGTATCACGACGGCTGCTACACTCAGGAAGAGCTGGCCGAGGTGCTCCGCCCCTTTGGGTTTGAGCTCGGGAAGAACAACATCTACGTCGTTCCTCAGGCTCAAATA GCTGTGGTCCAGATGGCGTACTCTGCAGGCCTTCAGAGAGCCGTGGCTGCATCTGCTGATGGAGTCTTTTTCAAAGAGTCGTGGCTTTGTTTCAAAGCTTTATCGGCTCGGATCAACATGCAGCCG ATTGGCTTTTATAAGAGTCTGATGAAAAGGATGTCTCTT AAGGTGACGGATGACGGATCCAGCACCATCTTTGTCCAAAACATCTCTCCACGTGAAGTCGGGGAGCTCAGGGACGCTTTAATGAAAATTGGCTCCGTCAAGAACTTCATGCCTTTGCTCAGCAAG GTTTTTATCGAGTTCGAGTCCGCCCAAGATGCCGATCGGCTCGGAGTTTGGTTCGGCCTCCTGAAGCGGCGCTTTGGCTGCGAAGTGTGCAGGCTGAAAACCCCGACGAGCTCTTCGACGGCCCTGC CTCCGAGACTCCCAGCAAAGGCCTTACCCAACAGCAGAGACATCGTCAACGGAGTGTTCGTCCTCACCACCAAGCGTGACATTCCAGAGGGTAGCACTTCACCGTTTTGGGTCCCCATGACAACCAGTCCATATTTGTTCCCCACCGCGTCTGCCTGGTTCATCATTCCAA gtTACGTCACGGTGAAGGAAACGGCGGACATCAAG AACGCCGCCCCAAAAAGCTCCAAGTTCTCCACGGTCATGCTGACCGGTCTGCCAGAAGGCAAATACATGTTCACAGATATCACCAAGAGGGTGTCTCCATATTTCCCCAAAGACAACGATTGCTTTTTCTCCTCCAAGGTGGTTGTCCTGCCACTGCAGAGAAGG GCGTTTATCTTCTTTAACAGCTGGATCATGTGCAGCACGTTTGCTGAGGACTGCATCAAGAGTCCGTTTTTGGTCAGAGATTACCAGCTGAACATCCACTTTGTTCTGGAGAACCTCCATCCCCACTCTAGTGAg GAGGTCATGTACAGAAATCTGATGAAATTGAGCAACGGT TATTTTCCTCAACCTGCATGTTTGGAGGAGCGACTGCTGCTTGTGGAAATCTTCCAGACGTCGGTGTTTCTCATTAAGATGGTCATGAACGCCGTGGCATCCATTGCGCCCTTCGTCAGCTTCCTGCCGCTCGCCAACACT ATCTACATTGAGATGGCTGAACCCAGAGGAGTGGTAGACGTGGTTAACAGTTCCTCCCTGAGGTCTCAGTTTACAAGTGAAGTCTG GGCGAAGATCCGATTCATTCGACC GATCAGCGTCAAAGTCCTGAGAGAGAACTTGGAAGACTCGAATGATCTTCCCACATCAAACTGTGAACAAGACACAGGAACCCATTCCACCTGTGAACCTCCTCAAACCGGTTCTGCTGTCGATTCTGAACCGACATCTTCAGCTGCAGCGACTGAAGGCCTGGAGAATATTTCTTCAGACTCCGCCTCTGATTCCTATTCCCCACTTCGTCCTGCAGCAGATCCTCAGATTCAGCCAGACCACACCGATCAAGTAGAACCGGTCGAGATGGACGCATCAGATCTTCATAGCAGCCACGAGGAATCCCAGTCACCTGGACCGGAGGGTGGAGAGAGCAGAGACCAAATCCCAGTGGAGACCAGAGAGATCCACGTGGATCCAGACGATGGTGGAACCAAAACAGAAGAAGACGACCAGAAACCTGAACCTGTCACCAAGAAGATTTCCGAATGTGAAGCTGGAACggttcaggaggaggaagacgcCCACCAGGAGCCTGATCTTTCTGACGATCAACCAACAGCAGCAGAGACTCAGTCTGTGGAATATGGTCATGTGACCGTGGAAACACTTCCTGTAGAGGATCCTTTGAAGACGAGCGAGAAGGTGGAAGGATTCCAGATTGAGGAGGATACTGAAGGACTCAAAGAGGATGTTCCAACTGGTTTTGGCTCAGAcaagagggaggaggaggttCATGACGACAAACAATCGCCTGTGGAGGCTGCAGAGAACGTTCCGGACGAAGTAGCTCCAGAGGAACCAACCGAGAACCCCGCGGAGGAGCTGACGAACAAGGAATTCCATCATGTGAAGGTTCAGCGTCCAGATCCAGCGGACCATCATGTAGAGAACGTTTCCGAGGATCCTTCAAGGTCGGAGCGAGCTGCTCCAGAAGAAGAGAGTCACGCCGCAGGAGACCAGCCAGCAGCAGAGGTCAAAGAAGAACCTCCGACTCTGGAGGTGAAAGAAGAACCACAAAGGTTTGAG GTCGATTCAGCTGCAGGTGAAGACGGGAAAGGAGACAAAGACGACCACAAGAACACCTCGGGGTCAACCAAACGCAAACTTGGAGATGACACAG aaGAACCATTGAAGCCAGACGATCCGCAGGAACCAGCAGTAGTAACCAGACCCCGAGGGCGGCCCAGGAAGAAGATCAGAGCGGCTGGCG TGAGGAGGTCTCCAAGAGGAAAAGCTGAGGCTCCAGGAGATCAggtaaaagaggaagaagagatcCAGGAAAGAGCAGAGGATGCTGGGAGTCTTCCTCTGGAAGTAAAGAAGGAGGATGAGACTGTTACAG ctttcagaaaacaaacaagaatgttCCTTCCTCTTGCCGAAAATCAAACTCCTCCTCAGTCGGTACGCGTCTCCCCCCGCTCCAAACTGAAGCCGTTCAACCCAAACTGCTCCTACG GCCTGGAGTTCACCGTCCGCACTAAAGCGTTCTACTGTAACCTCTGCTCGGTTTTCTACATGAGAGAAAGCGTCGAGGAGGACCTTCACTGCTGCAGCAAACTACACTACGACAAACTACGG GAATATTACCAGAAGAGAGCACAGCTGAGAAAATGTTCCAGAAAGTTGACATAA
- the LOC112156055 gene encoding uncharacterized protein LOC112156055 isoform X3: MDAFRKLQSETPQEQREPQLRFTAEAAVALLQSFGLDKDDLEELLLYPEEQMSPAMLAQILWKIRAEKDQRAQSEANPESSGSPSGAAFKSCEDFTGRRSGLNDKGSSVKAQCSSVKTPKPLGKSKQLRSSKTSVEKPKLKAKQSLKSKVCKSAPLKKKKRTTDLKTVQTDGKNKIKSSVKRIAAAKPAKTTKKLDQKDQEKCPSVSGLTKPTVVHAGPSHSSRQFPTEVPQSLPTIAMIQDYAAETPRVFPHSCCLCGKNSEDMMDWFFHQTSSLHLLNCKQLRTRFPEWDGEVRSILREPSHSRQSRASTRSQDKRRCRRRSWDGRSKSPSWSPPHPRVSSSSRSRSPHANRGGKAQPDRRGRRSPGLHRRRDSTERREGSWSPAGSPRHKSSSADRGTSSRRGDEALPPPPALKRSCGRRSSTETPLSSAEKVAKKMLKKSAVQVLSKQSDVQTAVRTLAPVLLAELAKVTSTPFPTEAETLELAKRVAKKLSKEKPVLKKPKKVTAGSAKVGENSQHQKNAPKTPSKKLLSKTSVEKKKALKKKVAVKVKAVGAKQTRTKNPEGTQKIQKKQEPVTEPTTSSCCASDTATPTNKASTSSAAVTSLTVGERLGENLTAKHFYCYDISRLMKKDSSKETKRLLKIKQMLISNLPKYHDGCYTQEELAEVLRPFGFELGKNNIYVVPQAQIAVVQMAYSAGLQRAVAASADGVFFKESWLCFKALSARINMQPIGFYKSLMKRMSLKVTDDGSSTIFVQNISPREVGELRDALMKIGSVKNFMPLLSKVFIEFESAQDADRLGVWFGLLKRRFGCEVCRLKTPTSSSTALPPRLPAKALPNSRDIVNGVFVLTTKRDIPEGSTSPFWVPMTTSPYLFPTASAWFIIPSYVTVKETADIKNAAPKSSKFSTVMLTGLPEGKYMFTDITKRVSPYFPKDNDCFFSSKVVVLPLQRRAFIFFNSWIMCSTFAEDCIKSPFLVRDYQLNIHFVLENLHPHSSEEVMYRNLMKLSNGYFPQPACLEERLLLVEIFQTSVFLIKMVMNAVASIAPFVSFLPLANTIYIEMAEPRGVVDVVNSSSLRSQFTSEVWAKIRFIRPISVKVLRENLEDSNDLPTSNCEQDTGTHSTCEPPQTGSAVDSEPTSSAAATEGLENISSDSASDSYSPLRPAADPQIQPDHTDQVEPVEMDASDLHSSHEESQSPGPEGGESRDQIPVETREIHVDPDDGGTKTEEDDQKPEPVTKKISECEAGTVQEEEDAHQEPDLSDDQPTAAETQSVEYGHVTVETLPVEDPLKTSEKVEGFQIEEDTEGLKEDVPTGFGSDKREEEVHDDKQSPVEAAENVPDEVAPEEPTENPAEELTNKEFHHVKVQRPDPADHHVENVSEDPSRSERAAPEEESHAAGDQPAAEVKEEPPTLEVKEEPQRFEVDSAAGEDGKGDKDDHKNTSGSTKRKLGDDTEEPLKPDDPQEPAVVTRPRGRPRKKIRAAGVRRSPRGKAEAPGDQVKEEEEIQERAEDAGSLPLEVKKEDETVTAFRKQTRMFLPLAENQTPPQSVRVSPRSKLKPFNPNCSYGLEFTVRTKAFYCNLCSVFYMRESVEEDLHCCSKLHYDKLREYYQKRAQLRKCSRKLT; the protein is encoded by the exons ATGGATGCCTTCAGAAAATTACAAAGCGAGACGCCACAAGAGCAGCGTGAGCCGCAGCTCAGGTTCACCGCAGAAGCAGCTGTCGCCCTCCTGCAAAGCTTCGGACTCGATAAGGACGACTTGGAGGAGCTTCTTCTGTACCCAGAGGAGCAGATGAGTCCGGCCATGCTGGCTCAGATCCTGTGGAAGATTCGTGCAGAAAAGGACCAAAGAGCCCAATCCGAAGCCAATCCAGAGTCCTCCGGGAGTCCAAGCGGAGCCGCTTTTAAATCATGTGAAGATTTTACTGGAAGGAGGAGTGGTTTAAACGACAAAGGGAGTTCAGTAAAAGCTCAATGTTCTAGCGTTAAAACTCCAAAACCGCTGGGAAAATCAAAGCAGCTCCGGAGCTCGAAAACGTCTGTAGAGAAACCAAAGCTGAAAGCCAAACAAAGCCTCAAATCCAAGGTTTGTAAGTCTGCTcctttgaagaagaagaagaggacaaCAGACCTGAAAACCGTCCAAACTGatggaaaaaacaagattaaaagttcAGTAAAAAGGATAGCAGCCGCTAAACCTgcaaaaaccacaaagaaactTGATCAAAAAGATCAAGAGAAGTGTCCGAGTGTCTCCGGGCTAACTAAACCTACAGTTGTCCATGCAGGACCTTCTCACTCCAGCAGACAATTCCCAACTGAAGTTCCCCAGAGTCTGCCCACGATAGCTATGATTCAGGACTACGCTGCAGAAACGCCCAGAGTGTTTCCTCATTCCTGCTGTCTGTGCGGCAAAAACTCTGAAGACATGATG GACTGGTTCTTCCATCAGACCAGCAGCCTTCACCTCCTGAACTGCAAGCAGCTGCGGACACG ATTTCCGGAGTGGGATGGAGAGGTGAGGTCCATCCTGAG AGAGCCGTCACATTCCCGTCAGTCTCGGGCGTCGACACGTTCTCAGGACAAGCGGCGGTGCCGCCGGCGGAGCTGGGACGGCCGCAGCAAGTCTCCGTCCTGGAGTCCGCCGCATCCTCGGGTTTCATCCTCCAGCAGGTCTCGCAGTCCTCACGCCAACCGTGGAGGCAAAGCTCAGCCGGACAGACGAGGGCGCCGCTCGCCCGGCCTCCACCGCCGCCGTGATTCCACAGAGAGGAGGGAGGGAAGCTG GTCTCCTGCTGGGTCTCCACGTCACAAATCGAGTTCTGCAGACAGAGGGACCTCCTCCAGACGAGGAGATGAGGCGCTTCCACCTCCTCCAGCCCTCAAGAGGAGCTGTGGGAGGCGCTCGTCTACAGAAACCCCCCTGAGCAGTGCAGAGAAGGTGGCcaagaaaatgctgaagaaatCAG CCGTCCAGGTTCTGTCCAAACAGTCGGACGTGCAGACCGCCGTCAGAACTTTGGCTCCTGTCCTGCTGGCCGAACTGGCTAAGGTGACGTCCACGCCTTTCCCGACTGAGGCGGAAACGCTGGAGCTGGCTAAGAGGGTGGCTAAGAAGCTGTCCAAAGAGAAGCCCgtcctaaaaaaacccaaaaaagtcACAGCTGGAAGTGCGAAGGTAGGCGAGAATTCACAG catcagaaaaatgccccaaaaacaCCTTCCAAGAAGCTTCTGTCCAAAACCTCAGTGGAGAAGAAAAAAGCTCTGAAGAA AAAAGTGGCTGTGAAAGTCAAAGCTGTCGGCGCCAAACAGACCAGAACAAAGAACCCAGAAGGAACACAGAAGATCCAGAAGAAAC AAGAACCGGTGACGGAGCCGACCACATCTTCCTGCTGCGCCTCAGACACAGCGACTCCGACAAATAAAGCTTCGACTTCCTCGGCCGCCGTCACGTCGCTGACAGTCGGAGAGCGTCTGGGAGAGAACCTGACCGCGAAACATTTCT ATTGCTACGACATATCCAGACTGATGAAAAAGGAT AGCTCAAAGGAAACCAAGCGGCTGCTGAAGATAAAGCAGATGTTGATCAGTAACCTCCCCAAGTATCACGACGGCTGCTACACTCAGGAAGAGCTGGCCGAGGTGCTCCGCCCCTTTGGGTTTGAGCTCGGGAAGAACAACATCTACGTCGTTCCTCAGGCTCAAATA GCTGTGGTCCAGATGGCGTACTCTGCAGGCCTTCAGAGAGCCGTGGCTGCATCTGCTGATGGAGTCTTTTTCAAAGAGTCGTGGCTTTGTTTCAAAGCTTTATCGGCTCGGATCAACATGCAGCCG ATTGGCTTTTATAAGAGTCTGATGAAAAGGATGTCTCTT AAGGTGACGGATGACGGATCCAGCACCATCTTTGTCCAAAACATCTCTCCACGTGAAGTCGGGGAGCTCAGGGACGCTTTAATGAAAATTGGCTCCGTCAAGAACTTCATGCCTTTGCTCAGCAAG GTTTTTATCGAGTTCGAGTCCGCCCAAGATGCCGATCGGCTCGGAGTTTGGTTCGGCCTCCTGAAGCGGCGCTTTGGCTGCGAAGTGTGCAGGCTGAAAACCCCGACGAGCTCTTCGACGGCCCTGC CTCCGAGACTCCCAGCAAAGGCCTTACCCAACAGCAGAGACATCGTCAACGGAGTGTTCGTCCTCACCACCAAGCGTGACATTCCAGAGGGTAGCACTTCACCGTTTTGGGTCCCCATGACAACCAGTCCATATTTGTTCCCCACCGCGTCTGCCTGGTTCATCATTCCAA gtTACGTCACGGTGAAGGAAACGGCGGACATCAAG AACGCCGCCCCAAAAAGCTCCAAGTTCTCCACGGTCATGCTGACCGGTCTGCCAGAAGGCAAATACATGTTCACAGATATCACCAAGAGGGTGTCTCCATATTTCCCCAAAGACAACGATTGCTTTTTCTCCTCCAAGGTGGTTGTCCTGCCACTGCAGAGAAGG GCGTTTATCTTCTTTAACAGCTGGATCATGTGCAGCACGTTTGCTGAGGACTGCATCAAGAGTCCGTTTTTGGTCAGAGATTACCAGCTGAACATCCACTTTGTTCTGGAGAACCTCCATCCCCACTCTAGTGAg GAGGTCATGTACAGAAATCTGATGAAATTGAGCAACGGT TATTTTCCTCAACCTGCATGTTTGGAGGAGCGACTGCTGCTTGTGGAAATCTTCCAGACGTCGGTGTTTCTCATTAAGATGGTCATGAACGCCGTGGCATCCATTGCGCCCTTCGTCAGCTTCCTGCCGCTCGCCAACACT ATCTACATTGAGATGGCTGAACCCAGAGGAGTGGTAGACGTGGTTAACAGTTCCTCCCTGAGGTCTCAGTTTACAAGTGAAGTCTG GGCGAAGATCCGATTCATTCGACC GATCAGCGTCAAAGTCCTGAGAGAGAACTTGGAAGACTCGAATGATCTTCCCACATCAAACTGTGAACAAGACACAGGAACCCATTCCACCTGTGAACCTCCTCAAACCGGTTCTGCTGTCGATTCTGAACCGACATCTTCAGCTGCAGCGACTGAAGGCCTGGAGAATATTTCTTCAGACTCCGCCTCTGATTCCTATTCCCCACTTCGTCCTGCAGCAGATCCTCAGATTCAGCCAGACCACACCGATCAAGTAGAACCGGTCGAGATGGACGCATCAGATCTTCATAGCAGCCACGAGGAATCCCAGTCACCTGGACCGGAGGGTGGAGAGAGCAGAGACCAAATCCCAGTGGAGACCAGAGAGATCCACGTGGATCCAGACGATGGTGGAACCAAAACAGAAGAAGACGACCAGAAACCTGAACCTGTCACCAAGAAGATTTCCGAATGTGAAGCTGGAACggttcaggaggaggaagacgcCCACCAGGAGCCTGATCTTTCTGACGATCAACCAACAGCAGCAGAGACTCAGTCTGTGGAATATGGTCATGTGACCGTGGAAACACTTCCTGTAGAGGATCCTTTGAAGACGAGCGAGAAGGTGGAAGGATTCCAGATTGAGGAGGATACTGAAGGACTCAAAGAGGATGTTCCAACTGGTTTTGGCTCAGAcaagagggaggaggaggttCATGACGACAAACAATCGCCTGTGGAGGCTGCAGAGAACGTTCCGGACGAAGTAGCTCCAGAGGAACCAACCGAGAACCCCGCGGAGGAGCTGACGAACAAGGAATTCCATCATGTGAAGGTTCAGCGTCCAGATCCAGCGGACCATCATGTAGAGAACGTTTCCGAGGATCCTTCAAGGTCGGAGCGAGCTGCTCCAGAAGAAGAGAGTCACGCCGCAGGAGACCAGCCAGCAGCAGAGGTCAAAGAAGAACCTCCGACTCTGGAGGTGAAAGAAGAACCACAAAGGTTTGAG GTCGATTCAGCTGCAGGTGAAGACGGGAAAGGAGACAAAGACGACCACAAGAACACCTCGGGGTCAACCAAACGCAAACTTGGAGATGACACAG aaGAACCATTGAAGCCAGACGATCCGCAGGAACCAGCAGTAGTAACCAGACCCCGAGGGCGGCCCAGGAAGAAGATCAGAGCGGCTGGCG TGAGGAGGTCTCCAAGAGGAAAAGCTGAGGCTCCAGGAGATCAggtaaaagaggaagaagagatcCAGGAAAGAGCAGAGGATGCTGGGAGTCTTCCTCTGGAAGTAAAGAAGGAGGATGAGACTGTTACAG ctttcagaaaacaaacaagaatgttCCTTCCTCTTGCCGAAAATCAAACTCCTCCTCAGTCGGTACGCGTCTCCCCCCGCTCCAAACTGAAGCCGTTCAACCCAAACTGCTCCTACG GCCTGGAGTTCACCGTCCGCACTAAAGCGTTCTACTGTAACCTCTGCTCGGTTTTCTACATGAGAGAAAGCGTCGAGGAGGACCTTCACTGCTGCAGCAAACTACACTACGACAAACTACGG GAATATTACCAGAAGAGAGCACAGCTGAGAAAATGTTCCAGAAAGTTGACATAA